A window from Ignavibacteriota bacterium encodes these proteins:
- a CDS encoding L,D-transpeptidase has product MLRNVLYIIASMLFFFSGIVAYGIILNLREKPLEEILIEKKLSGLKNVTISVDRKNYKLNLLSDSTLVKSYNVVFGRNNNSNKISKNDNVTPIGNYLICRIDSNNIYYKKLFLDFPNLKDASEALKENIISQNDFKNIAKKLNETGCSYSETILGADIGIQGTGEYNIIFKNLPFVFNWTNGSIALSNENIDELLSVVNVGTKVTIKN; this is encoded by the coding sequence ATGCTGAGAAATGTTTTATATATAATTGCCAGCATGCTTTTTTTCTTTTCTGGAATTGTTGCTTATGGAATTATTCTAAATTTGCGTGAAAAACCTTTAGAAGAAATTCTGATAGAAAAGAAACTTTCCGGATTAAAAAATGTTACAATTTCAGTAGATAGGAAAAACTACAAATTAAATTTGCTAAGTGATTCAACACTAGTGAAAAGTTACAATGTTGTTTTTGGCAGAAATAATAATTCAAATAAAATTTCAAAAAATGATAATGTAACCCCGATTGGTAATTATTTAATTTGTAGAATTGACTCTAATAATATTTACTATAAAAAATTATTTCTAGATTTTCCTAATTTGAAAGATGCATCTGAAGCATTGAAAGAAAATATAATCTCTCAAAATGATTTTAAAAATATTGCCAAAAAATTAAACGAAACTGGATGTTCATATAGTGAAACAATTTTAGGTGCAGATATTGGAATTCAAGGAACCGGCGAATACAATATTATTTTTAAGAATTTACCTTTTGTGTTTAATTGGACAAACGGCTCAATTGCATTAAGCAATGAAAATATTGATGAACTTTTATCTGTTGTAAATGTTGGAACAAAAGTTACTATTAAAAATTAA
- the frr gene encoding ribosome recycling factor: protein MNNQIINEAKSKMDKTIEAFRNEIAKIRTGKATTALLDGIKVHYYGTQTPLNQVGNVSVLDSHTLSITPWDRSVINDIDKAILSADLGLNPISDGTNIKVPIPPLNEERRRDLVKLVKKFGEEAKIAIRNVRRDANDHLKKAEKEKHFSEDLRRDAEHDVQKYTDEHIKKIDDLIKHKEAEIMEV, encoded by the coding sequence ATGAATAATCAAATTATTAATGAAGCTAAATCAAAAATGGATAAAACTATTGAAGCTTTTCGTAATGAAATTGCAAAAATTAGAACCGGTAAAGCTACTACTGCTCTTTTAGACGGAATAAAAGTCCATTATTACGGAACACAAACTCCTTTAAATCAAGTAGGAAATGTTTCGGTATTAGATTCTCATACTTTATCAATCACACCTTGGGATAGAAGTGTAATTAATGATATTGATAAAGCTATTCTTTCTGCTGATTTGGGATTAAATCCAATTAGCGATGGTACAAATATCAAAGTTCCTATTCCACCTTTAAATGAAGAAAGAAGACGCGATTTAGTTAAACTTGTTAAAAAATTTGGTGAAGAAGCAAAAATTGCAATCCGCAATGTAAGAAGAGATGCAAATGATCATCTTAAAAAAGCTGAAAAAGAAAAACATTTTTCTGAAGATTTACGTCGTGATGCAGAACATGATGTACAAAAATATACCGATGAACATATTAAGAAAATTGATGATCTGATCAAACACAAAGAAGCTGAAATCATGGAAGTTTAG
- a CDS encoding UMP kinase — MIKYKRILLKLSGESLMGNLGYGIDPNILIFFAKEVKKVRDLGVEVGIVIGGGNIYRGLNAGKQGIDRVTGDQMGMLATVINALALQNAFESNGMYTRLMTSIRMDEMAEPYIRRRAIRHLEKGRVVIFGAGTGHPYFSTDTAASLRAVEIEADVIMKGTRVDGVYDSDPEKNPNASMFTEISYLEVMNKNLRVMDLTAISLCQENQLPIVVFNMNKEDNLLKIVTGENLGTQVNNKN, encoded by the coding sequence ATGATAAAATACAAAAGAATACTTTTAAAACTCAGCGGTGAATCTTTAATGGGAAATTTGGGATACGGAATTGATCCAAATATTTTAATTTTTTTTGCTAAGGAAGTTAAGAAAGTTAGAGATTTAGGTGTTGAAGTTGGAATTGTGATAGGCGGCGGAAATATTTACAGAGGTTTAAATGCCGGTAAACAAGGAATTGATAGAGTAACCGGCGATCAAATGGGAATGTTGGCAACGGTGATAAATGCACTTGCTCTACAAAATGCATTTGAAAGTAACGGAATGTACACACGATTAATGACATCAATTAGAATGGATGAAATGGCTGAACCATATATCAGAAGACGAGCAATTCGTCATTTAGAAAAAGGAAGAGTTGTAATTTTCGGTGCCGGAACCGGACATCCATATTTTAGTACTGATACTGCAGCTTCTTTGAGAGCCGTTGAAATTGAAGCTGACGTTATTATGAAGGGAACCAGAGTTGACGGAGTTTATGATTCAGATCCGGAAAAAAATCCAAATGCATCAATGTTTACAGAAATTTCATATCTTGAGGTTATGAATAAAAATCTTCGTGTTATGGATTTAACAGCAATTAGTTTGTGTCAAGAAAATCAGCTCCCAATTGTTGTTTTTAATATGAATAAAGAAGATAATCTTTTAAAGATAGTAACCGGCGAAAATCTTGGAACACAAGTAAATAATAAAAATTAG
- a CDS encoding elongation factor Ts — translation MEITAQLVKELREKTGAGMMDCKKALTEANGDFEKAIEVLRKKGAAVAAKRAERSANEGIILTKSLDNGSKAVIVEVNCETDFVAKSDDFVNFANFVLDAIVQNQPKNTSELLALKHDGKLVQEELTAIIGKIGEKIEVSRFLIESSENGAVVDYIHHGSKLAVLIRVDNVKDSGKTEITALAKDFAMQVAAMKPSYVTRKEVSEDVLNKEKEIYKEVARKEGKPEQILDKIAEGKLNKFYQENCLIEQTSIKDNTKSVGDILNEYNKKNSSEAVIKLFHRFHLSDEKK, via the coding sequence ATGGAAATTACTGCGCAATTAGTGAAAGAACTAAGAGAAAAAACTGGCGCCGGAATGATGGATTGCAAAAAAGCACTCACTGAAGCAAATGGAGATTTTGAAAAAGCTATCGAAGTTCTAAGAAAAAAAGGTGCGGCAGTTGCGGCTAAAAGAGCTGAAAGAAGTGCAAACGAAGGCATCATTCTTACCAAGTCTTTAGATAATGGATCAAAAGCTGTAATTGTTGAAGTTAATTGTGAAACTGATTTTGTTGCGAAAAGTGATGATTTTGTAAATTTTGCGAATTTTGTGTTGGATGCTATTGTTCAAAATCAGCCAAAAAATACTTCTGAATTATTAGCATTAAAACACGATGGTAAATTAGTTCAAGAAGAATTAACTGCAATTATTGGTAAAATTGGTGAGAAAATTGAGGTTTCACGATTTTTGATAGAAAGTTCTGAAAATGGAGCTGTTGTTGATTATATTCATCATGGATCTAAACTTGCTGTTTTAATTAGAGTTGATAATGTAAAAGATTCTGGAAAAACTGAAATTACTGCTCTTGCAAAAGACTTCGCTATGCAAGTTGCAGCAATGAAACCATCATACGTAACCAGAAAAGAAGTTTCTGAAGATGTACTTAATAAGGAAAAAGAAATTTATAAAGAAGTTGCACGCAAAGAAGGTAAACCAGAACAAATTCTTGATAAAATTGCTGAGGGGAAATTAAATAAATTCTATCAAGAAAATTGCTTAATTGAACAAACTTCTATAAAAGATAATACAAAATCTGTCGGCGATATTCTTAATGAATACAATAAAAAGAATTCTTCGGAAGCTGTAATAAAGCTATTTCATCGTTTTCATTTGAGTGATGAAAAAAAATAA